ATCTGATGGTTGAAGATAACGCCGCGTCAGACCCAAGCGGTGCGTGGGTAGCTCGGCTAGGTCGAGCATATCGACGTGGGTTTCGCCGTTGGTCAGGTAATCTACCAGCTGCTCGGCGGGCACGGCATCGAGACTGTTGGCCGGGGTAGCCGGGCGGCTCAGCGGCCCGCCGCCCAGCCATAGCGAAGCCGCCAGCGTACCCAGCAACACCGTAGAGGCCAGGCCGGTACGTACGTAGGCGGGGGCCAGCCGCAGCCAGGCAGGCAGCAGCGGCCGCACGGCGGGCGCGGCCACCTGCGCCATAATGCGCGTGGGTAGCCGCTCGAAGTAGCCGGCCGGGGGCGCGCTCAGCGGCTGCGGCCCGCGGCGCGGGTGCTGGTCCAGGTTAAAAGCAGTTTTCATGAACGTTGGATGCAAACCAGGGGGTAGGGTTTAATCGGCGTCTTCGGCGGTCGTACTCAGCATATCAGCCGCCGTCACATATTCTTCAATCTTGCGGGCGGCGTGGTGGTAGCTCGCCTTGAGGGCTCCCACGCTGGTGCCCGTCACCTGCGCCATCTGCTCGTAGGGCATCTCATCATAATAACGCAGGTTGAAGACCAACCGCTGCTTGTCGGGGAGCCGCAAAATGGCTTTTTGCAGCTTCAGCTCAATCTCATCGCCGGCCACGGCGGGGTAGGCTTCCAGCTTGGCGGCTAGCTCGGCCCCCACGTCATTAAGGGGTAGGAAAAACTTGCGCCGCTTACTCTGTAAAAAGCTTAGGCACTCGTTGGTCGCAATGCGGTAAATCCAGGTGAAGAGTTGGGCATCCTGCCGAAAATTCCCCAGGTTTTTCCACACCTTTACAAATACGTCCTGCGTGAGGTCGTCGGCATCATCGTGGTCCACCACCATCTTGCGCACGTGCCAATACACCTTCTGCTGGTACTTGCGTACCAGCTGGTTAAAGGCCAGGTTACGGCTGGCGGGGTCCTGAAACTTGGTAAGGATTTCGTGGTCTTCCAAACGCGGAGCGGGGGCAAAAGTGCGGGTTGGACGCCGGGAGGGGGGTAGGGTTTAATGAACCAGCCATCAGTATCAACTTACCTCCCAAAAATGCTCAGCGAAGTTGTTTGCGCCGAGCGAATAGTGAAGTTGCGCACGTCCGTAAACTTGCTGCCGTTGCTGGTGGCGGTGCGAAAAACCAGCCGGTACGCGCCCGGCTGCATGGCCAGGTTCACACGACTGCTGGTTTCAGGTAGGTTATAAATCCAGGTCTGCGACTCGTCATCATTAAGCTTGTAGAGGCTGCCAAAACCCTTCAGGTCGGACGTAATATTGAGCGTGCCGGGCGCGGCGTAGCTCACGGTCGCGGTCTGGCCCTGGTACACACTCACGCGCTGCACGGTGCGTGGCAGCGTCAGCATCTCCACCTCGTAGGTGCCGGCCAGCAGCTTCTGGCGGCTGCCGAAGGGTAGGGCCAGCCCAGCGCCGGGGTTGGCGGCCGGGTGCACCACGGCCTGCACCGTCGCGCCGTAAGGATTGGGCGTAACGGCGGGCGGCTGCAAATGCAGCAGGCCCTGCGGTGTTTTGAAAGTCAAGACGTTGGCCTTACCCGCCCGAATAGCCAGATTGGCCTGACGCACGGCCGGCACCGTGTTGATAATGAGGTCATAACTCTGCAAGGCGTCGATGTCTACCACGTCGGCTTTGCCCTGCGCATCCCGGTAATGCACGTAGTTGTATTCCGGCTGCCCGGTCACGTTGTTGACGAACGTCATGTTCACGTTCGACTCCACTGGCCGGCCGGCCTCGTCGGTCAGGTTCACGGCCACCGTGGTTTTGGCCAGCGTCTGGGCAATCACGTCGTTGAGCACCGTCTGGAAGGTCTTGACCTCGGCCGCGTTGTAGTATTTACCCAGGCATTCGAGCGCTTTCCCAAAGTCTTTTTCTGCCCCAATCCCAATCACAAAGGGTTTCAAAAAAATGTGCTTGCGCTGCAACGCCAGCGAGGCCGCGCAGGGGTCGCCCTTGCACGACTCTACCCCATCCGTAATGAGCAGCAGCACGTTGCGCGAGGCTTTATCCTGCGGAAAGTCTTTAGCCGACTGCTCCAGCGAGTACGTAATGGGCGTGTTGCCCTGCGCCTTCAGCGTCTTGAGCCGCGCCTTAATGGCGGCCGCATTCTTAGGCGCGAAGGGCACTTCGAGGCGCGAGTCTTCGCAATTTTGCTCGGCGTTGGGGTGCTGGTGGCCATACACGCGCAGTCCGAGTTCCAGGTTGGGGTAGGCGTTGAGCGAGTCGGCCATCTTGGCCAGCAGGCGCTTGGCTACCTCCCAGCGCGGCTTGCCCTCCCAGGGGGCCATCATGGAGCCCGAGGCGTCGAGCAAGAACAAAATGCGCGTAACCTTGGGCTTTTCCGGTGGCGCGTTCTGTGCCCGGCCCTGGAAAGCAGCCACTACTAATGCGCAAGCCATTAACAGGCAGCGAATTATTCTAATAGTAGCGGGTGAGAAGAGGAATAGCATTGCCGAAATTTACACCGCCGCCGCGAGTTTAGCGCCACTTTTAGCCTGGGCAGGGCGCGTCGGCAGTAGCAGCTAGAGCTTCGCCATTTTCTTCAGGTCCATGCTTTTAGCCACTGCTTCTACCAGTTCCAGGTTTTGCTGCTTGGTACCCGCGATGGTGACCAGAAAGCGGTCGCCCACAGCCAAGGTCAGGTCGGCCTCGCCCGTTTTTTTATGGAATGTTTCGGAGCCTTTCACGCCATCCAAGCCAAGCTTCGCCTCTTTGGTCAGGCTTTCATCGTCCTCGCTCTCCAGGCCCAGGCTAAACATGGCCGATGCTCCTTGGTAAAGCTGATTGGCCCCATTGTAGTCAATTACACTCACTTTTACCTCGGCCGTATCGCGGGTGAAGGTGCGCTCGGCGGAGGAGAAAGCCATGCCGGCTGTCTTCATCGACTGGCCGCTTGGCGCACCGGCCGTGTAGCCGCTCACGTCGGCAGGCAGGTAGTTTTCGAGGTCTTTGTAGGGCAGGGACAGCGTATCGCCACTTTTCACGCGCTCGGCGTGCCGGTCCTTGGCTGCCTCCATCGTGGTTTCCAGGTTCTTGCCCGCTTCGCTAAGCTTAGAGAGGTTAGAATAGGTCTCCTGAGCTTTTTGGGCCTTTTCGCAGCTGGTGGATAGAAGTAGCGCAGCCGCTAGCCAAGGTAAAAACTTAATCATGCCGAATGATGAAAAGGTGAGCAAAGCAAAAGTAAAGCTGTTGCCGACATTTTCGTTACCGCTAAGCAAGAAACCCTCAAAACTTAACTTCCCGATGCTGAGTAAGATTACGCACCCTACGGTTTAGTATGGCGATGGCTGACCTGAACCGTGGATGCTACACTCAGCGCGGGCTATTTCTTGCCCTTACCCAGCAACCACCACCAACCTGGCCGCTGCGTACTATCGGTAGCCGCCGGCTCGCTAAAAGTTTGCGTACCCTCGGGGCTAGTGACCGTGGTCACATTACCCGTGCGCTGAGTAACACTGTGCGTACCATTTGAATTTACTAGCACCGTCGGGTTGGCATCGGTGTTGGGAATAACCGAATGCGTGCCATTGGAATTGACAATAACGGCTGTGTTGCCACTCTGCACCAGCGTCGAATACGTGCCATCAGGATTCACTAGCACGCCAGTGTTGCCGTTTTGGTATAGCACCAAGTGCGTGCCATCGGGGTTCACTAGCACGGATATCTGT
The genomic region above belongs to Hymenobacter psoromatis and contains:
- a CDS encoding RNA polymerase sigma factor; the encoded protein is MEDHEILTKFQDPASRNLAFNQLVRKYQQKVYWHVRKMVVDHDDADDLTQDVFVKVWKNLGNFRQDAQLFTWIYRIATNECLSFLQSKRRKFFLPLNDVGAELAAKLEAYPAVAGDEIELKLQKAILRLPDKQRLVFNLRYYDEMPYEQMAQVTGTSVGALKASYHHAARKIEEYVTAADMLSTTAEDAD
- a CDS encoding vWA domain-containing protein encodes the protein MACALVVAAFQGRAQNAPPEKPKVTRILFLLDASGSMMAPWEGKPRWEVAKRLLAKMADSLNAYPNLELGLRVYGHQHPNAEQNCEDSRLEVPFAPKNAAAIKARLKTLKAQGNTPITYSLEQSAKDFPQDKASRNVLLLITDGVESCKGDPCAASLALQRKHIFLKPFVIGIGAEKDFGKALECLGKYYNAAEVKTFQTVLNDVIAQTLAKTTVAVNLTDEAGRPVESNVNMTFVNNVTGQPEYNYVHYRDAQGKADVVDIDALQSYDLIINTVPAVRQANLAIRAGKANVLTFKTPQGLLHLQPPAVTPNPYGATVQAVVHPAANPGAGLALPFGSRQKLLAGTYEVEMLTLPRTVQRVSVYQGQTATVSYAAPGTLNITSDLKGFGSLYKLNDDESQTWIYNLPETSSRVNLAMQPGAYRLVFRTATSNGSKFTDVRNFTIRSAQTTSLSIFGR